The genomic window TTCGTCTTGACCCTCCTCGGTACAGGTGTACGCACGTCGGAGGGGCTTGCGTTGAGGTGGTGTGACCTGGACTTGACCGATGAGTGCGGCATTGCCTACATCGGTGCCACGATCGTAAAAGTGGCGGGTAAACCGCCTTACAGGCAACCTAACCGCAAGAGGGGGAAGGCGTACTACATCGTGCTGCCTAACTGGCTCACAGCGATACTCAGGGAGTGGAAAGCGGTGTGCCAGCCGCCCAGTACTGAGACCCTGGTGTTTCGTGCTCGAAACGGCGGGCGGAACAGCGGCATCATCGCGCCGACAACGGCGGACGCGGCACTGGATCGTCTGCGAGCCGGTACAGCCTTGTCGTGGCTTCAGTTCGGAAACCTGCGGGACACAGTGGCGACTGAGGTAATGGGCCGGACCGGTGATTCCAGGCGTGCGGGCGCTCAGCTAGGCCACGCAGAGGGGTCGAGCATGGTTACCCGGCATTACATCGATCCCAACGGGTACGTGCATGAAGCTGTGGACAACGCGGAAGTGCTGGAGTTTCTTGCGCCCGTAGAGCTTTTGTCGGAGCGGGTGTTGCTGGCAGCCTGAGAGATCCGACGCTGCGTGTGGCTGTGGTCTGACACTGTCGGAGCTAGGAACAACCGGGAAGGGAATCGGTACTTTCACCGTCACTTTCCAAGGGATGTTCCCGGACTCGGGAGGGCATTCCGGGAAGCGTACGCACCTCGAAAGCGCTGGTAGGCACGGCTTTCGGGGCACTTCCCGGAAGGGGCGGGAATCGGCTCTGACCAGCGGATACACCTTCGCTGATACTATCCGCTGCATGTCTTCACCGGGGGCGCAGACCATCACCGTGCGCCATGATGGAAACGAACGAGTCTTCGATTCGAGCCAGCAGGTCACCATGGGTCGTGCGCCGGAGGTGACGCTGTTCGTCGACAGCCCGCTCGTATCCCGGGTCCATGCGACGCTCGCTTGGCAGGGTAGCGCATGGGTGCTCAGCGATAACGGGAGCACCAACGGCGTGTTCGTGGACGCGCGCCGACTGGCCCAACCGGTGTCCATCGACCGGCCGACGCAGGTGCGGCTCGGCGACGCGATCAGCGGGCCGCTGCTACACCTCTTGCCCGCGAATCCGCAACCCCCGCAGCGCCCGTCGATGCGGCCGCCGCAGCAGGCGATGGCGGGTCAGCCGCCGATCGCGGGGCCGCGGCCCGGCCAGCAGTTCCAGCGCCCGGCGTATCCGCCGCCGCAGGACGCGCCGCCGCCGATCAACATCAACATGACCACCCGGGCCGACACCTCGAGCACGCCACCGGTGCGGGCCAGGGCCTCGACCGCGCCGATCGCCAGGGCCGATCGGTTGCCCGCGGGCGGCCTGGCGATCGGCCGCACCACCGACAATCAGATCGTCGTCAACGATCCGCTGGCCTCGCGCAAGCACGCGCGCCTCGTCGCCGCCACCGAGGGGCTGACCATCGAGGACCTCGGCTCGGCGAACGGCACCTTCGTCAACGGCCACCGCCAGCAGCGGGCGGTGCTGCGCGAACGCGACATCATCACCATCGGCAACATCGACTTCGTCGTGCAGCAAGGCACTTTGGTGCTGCGGCAGAAGCCGGTGGCCGAGCAGGGCCTCGCGGTGCACGGGGTCGGGTTCACCGTCGAGGGCAACAAGCAGCTGCTCGTCGATGTCAACATGCAGGCCAGCCGGGGCACGCTGACCGCGCTGATCGGCCCGTCCGGTGCGGGCAAGTCGACGCTGTCCCGGTTGATCGCGGGCACCACCCGACCGTCCGGCGGCGTGGTCACCTTCGAGGGCCGCAATCTGCACGCCGAGTACGAGGCGTTGCGCTCCCGGATCGGCATGGTGCCGCAGGACGACGTGCTGCACCGGCAGCTCACCGTGCGCCAGGCGCTCGGTTACGCGGCCGAGCTGCGACTGCCGCCGGACAACAGTAAGGCCGATCGGCAGGCCGTGATCGACGGTGTGCTGAAAGAACTTTCCCTCACCGAGCACGCGGACACCAGGGTGGACCGGCTCTCCGGCGGTCAGCGCAAGCGGGCCTCGGTGGCGCTCGAGCTGCTCACCGGTCCGTCATTGCTGATCCTGGACGAGCCGACCTCCGGTCTCGATCCGGCGCTGGACCGGCAGGTGATGGTGATGCTGCGCGAGCTGGCCGACGCGGGCCGCGTGGTGATCGTGGTGACCCACTCGGTGGCGCATTTGGACATGTGTGACCAGGTGCTGTTGCTCGCGCCCGGCGGCAAGACCGCCTACTGCGGCAACCCGGCCGGTGTCGGCGCGGCGCTCGGCACCAGCGACTGGGCCGAGATCTTCGCCAACGTCGCCGCCAATCCGGATCAGGCGTTCGCCGCCTATCGATCGAGGCAGGCGTTCGCGCCGCCGCCGCCACCTCCGCCGCCGCAGCAATACGGCCCGGCGGGCTCGCCGCCGCAATCCAGTGGCGGCAAACAGTTCTCGACGCTGTCCCGCAGGCAGATCCGGCTGATCCTGGCCGACCGCGGCTACCTCTCGTTCCTCATCGTGATGCCGTTCATCCTCGGCGCGCTGTCCCTGGTCGTGCCTGGTAAGGACGGTTTCCAGCGGGGCGCGTTGAAGGCGTTGCCCGACGGCACCTTTGTGCCGACGGGTGGCGGGGAGACTCAGCAGCTGCTGGTGGTCCTGATCCTCGGCGCCTGCTTCATGGGCTCCACGCTCACCGTGCGCGACCTGGTCGGCGAGCGCACCATTTTCCAGCGCGAACGCGCGGTCGGACTGCTGCCGTCGGCGTATCTGCTGGCGAAGGTCGCGGTGTTCAGCAGCACCGCGCTGCTGCAGTCGGCGGTGCTGGTCGGCATCGTGCTGGCGGGCAAGAAGCGGCCCGGCGAGGGTGCGGTGCTGGCCTCCGGCAGTGCGGAGCTGTATCTCGACATCGCGTTGACCGCGGTGTGCTGCGTCGTTGTCGGACTGCTGCTTTCGTCGCTGGCGAAGTCGAACGAGCAGGTGATGCCGTTGCTCGTGGTCGCCATCATGTGCCAGCTGGTGATGGCGGGCGGGTTGATCCCGGTCACCGGCCGGGTGGTGCTCGAGCAGGTGTCCTGGTTGTTCCCGGCCCGCTGGGGTTACGCCGCCGGGGCATCGACGGTGAACATTCGTGAGGTGTTCCTCAACGCGCAGCCGGATACGTTGTGGCAGCACACGCCGGGCATCTGGGCATTGGATATCGGGATGCTGCTGTTGATCACGCTGGTGCTCGCCATCATCACCTGGCGGCGGCTGCGACTGAAGAAGTCGGTCGCGTGATGCGGCTCGGCGGGTCGCCATTTTCCGGCTACTACCGGGGGCTCCGGACAACAACAAGCATCTCGGCCGCGCACCAGGCACACTTATGCCTGTGACGGTGCGAGTAGGGGCAGTACATCTCGGATGGGATGTGGTGTCCGTGGCGGCGGGTGGTGGAGGCACACCCATCCGCCCGGTTCAGGTGGAGGGCATGTGGACGCCGCCGGCGTATCTGCTGGCGGATTCGTCGGGTCGGTTGCATACCGCGGGCGTGGACCGGCAGCGGCCGGACCTGGGCATGGCGATCGCCGATGTGCGTGACATCCTCGGCCACCCACAGATCGTGGTGGCCGGGGCGACCTGGCCTGCCGAATTGGTGTTCCGGGCGCGGATGTACAACCCGCTCGCTGCCATCGGCAAGCATCTACGCGGCAAGCCGGACCTGGTGGCGCTGCCGTTCCCGGACGGCTGGCCGGACGAAAAGGTCGAGGTGTACGCCGCGCTGGTGGAACAGCTCGACGTGACCGTCGAGCCGCTGCCGGAGAGTGTCGCGCTGTCGGGGTATGTGCGTGCGCTGGGGTTGGTTCATCCGCCGGATCAGGCCAGACCGCACGGCATCGGCGCGACGGGGGTGTACTCCGATGGCCGGACCGTGCTGGTGGTCGCGGTGCACGGCGACGACGAGCAGCCGACCGAGTCGGTCGATGTGCCGGTGACCGTGGAGTCGATGCGGGATGCCCGGTCGGCGGACAACGTGGTGATCGAGGTGATGGCCGCGGCCCGCTCGATCGGTGCGGACACCTCGACGGTGCTGCTGTCGGGCAATGTGTGCTTCAACGACGCGCTGCGGCTGGCCTTCCAGAACCATCTCGGTCACCGGTTGCAGGTCGCCGATCATCCGATGCACGCGCTCGTGCTCGGGGCGGCGCACCTGCTGGTGACCGATACCGAATCGAGTGAGCCGCAACCCGCCGGTCGGCATGCCGAGCCAGCGCAACCGCGGGTGGACCCCACGCAATATCAGGATCCCGGGCCGCAGTATCGCGACCCGGCCGGGCACTACCGGGCCGAATCCGCACCGCCGCAGGCCGCTCCCGGGCAACGTCAGGCCGGTGCCGCGCATCGGCAGGCCGAATCGGCGCAGCGCCAAGCGGAGTCTTCCCAGCGCCGAACGGACCTTCCGCAACCCCATATGGATGCGTCACGGCCGGTGCCACCCGTGCAGTACGGTCCCGGCTATCCGACGCAGGCCGAGGAGCAGACCACCCGGATCACCCACGACGAGGTGCCGCGCGGGCTGCCGCCGAATCTTGCCGAGCTGGGTAGCCGGTTCACCCGGCCACCGGGTCAGCCCTCCGGCGACCAGGGTGCTCGGCCGCCGGTCGGTCCCGGTGGTCCGCCGCAAGGTGGTCCACTGCCCGGTCCGGTGCCGCCCGGCGCGCGGTCGTATCAAGCCCCGCAGTCCGACCCCGAGCCGGGCCGCCACGGGCAATGGCGGGAACCAGGCGCCGAGTCGGAAGACGACGAGGACCGGCCGCGCAAGGGCAAATTATGGAACAAGATGAAGGACAATCTGTTCGGGGCGCACACGGTCGTCGGCGCGATGGCGCTGGCCGCGGTCGCGCTGCCGACCGGCGGTGACCGGGTCGAGCTGACCGCGGCCGAGGTGACATTGGCGGCCGCACCGGGACCGTCCGCCTCGGCTGCGGAACCGATCGCGTGCCCGTTGACGCCATACGTGACCAACGAGGTCCGGCCTGGCATCTCGTCGGCGCGCGGACACGCGGCGGGCGGCGCACGAAACGACCGCGGGATCGTCGACCCGGATTGCGAACAGCCGGGCATCGACACCCTGCGCTATCTGCTGCCCGGCCCGCGCGGTGCCATCGATCCGGGGCCGCCGATCGAGATCTGAGGCGATTTCGGTTCGCCCATTGCGGACTGGTATCGTGGCTCGTTGGCGTGCGGATGACCGGGCAACCGGTTGTGCAATCGAACCCCGGGTCTCCACCGGCCGCCGGGAGCTTCGACCACATGCCTGGCCGGCAACACCGACGACAGACAGGGAAGCACTGTGCCTACGTACAGCCCCAAGGCGGGTGACGTGACCCGTAAGTGGTACGTCATCGACGCCACTGACGTAGTCCTCGGCCGTCTCGCCGTTCAAGCAGCGAACCTGCTGCGCGGCAAGACCAAGCCGACCTACGCACCGAACTTCGATGGTGGCGACTTCGTCATCATCATCAACGCCGACAAGGTTGCCATCAGCGGCAACAAGAAGGCGGACAAGCTGATCCACCACCACAGCGGGCACCCGGGCGGCCTCAAGTCGCGCACTGTCGGTCAGGTGTTGGAGAGCCGTCCGGACCGGCTCGTGGAGAAGGCCGTCAAGGGCATGATCCCGAAGAACAAGCTCGGCAACGCGATCGCGGGCAAGCTGAAGGTCTACGCAGGCCCGAACCACCCGCACGCCGCTCAGCAGCCCATTCCGTTCGAGATCAAGCAGGTGGCCCAGTGACCGCTCCCGAGGAATTCAACGCCGAACCCGTCGTCGAGGAATTCGACGTCGCCGAGGTTGTCGAGGACGGCGAAGGCTACGAAGAGGCCGAGGTCGCCGCGGAGACCTTCGCCCCGGTTCTGATCGACCGCCCGGTGCAGACCGTCGGCCGTCGTAAGGAAGCCGTCGTCCGCGTGCGCATGGTGCCGGGCTCGGGCAACTTCGTGCTCAACGGCCGCACCATCGAGGACTACTTCCCGAACAAGGTGCACCAGCAGCTGGTCAAGTCGCCGCTGGTGACCGTCGAGCGGGCCGAGTCCTTCGACATCGTCGCCCTGCTGCACGGCGGCGGCCCGTCGGGACAGGCGGGCGCCCTGCGTCTGGCCATCGCCCGCGCGCTGATCGAGGTCACCCCGGACGACCGCCCCGCCCTGAAGCGGGCCGGCTTCCTGACGCGTGACCCGCGTGCCGTCGAGCGTAAGAAGTACGGTCTGAAGAAGGCCCGTAAGGCGCCGCAGTACTCGAAGCGCTGATTTTGGCATCGTCGACCGCCGCCATCCGGCACCCTGGAGGTGCTGGGGCGCGCGGTGGTGTCGGGCTCGGCGGCGGCAGCTTGCGTAACCACGCAGAGCTCGCCGCCACCGCTGAATCCAACACTGTATGGTCGGCGCGGCAGCTATCCGAGAGCAGGCTTCCAGCATCGGCTGGTCGCCTGCTCTCGCGCTGTATCCACCGATGAGGGGCTGAGGTATGGGACGTTTGTTCGGCACCGACGGAATCCGCGGGCTTGCCAACGAGTCATTGAGTCCGGAACTGGCGCTACGGGTTTCGGGTGCGGCCGCACAGATCTTGAGTAGTGGCAAGGAGCGTCCCCTCGCGGTCGTCGGCCGCGATCCGCGGGCCAGTGGCGAGATGCTCGAAGCCGCGGTGACCGCGGGGCTGACCGCGGCCGGGGTGAACGTGCTGCAGGTCGGCGTGCTGCCGACCCCCGCCGTCGCCTACCTCACCGGGCTCTACGACGCCTGCTTCGGCGTGATGATCTCCGCCTCGCATAATCCCATGCCGGACAACGGCATCAAGATCTTCGCCGCGGGCGGGCACAAGCTCGACGACGCCATCGAAGACCGCATCGAGGCGCTGCTCGCGGAGGACGTGCCGCTGCGACCGACCGGTGCGGGTATCGGGCGGGTCGTCAACGCGTCCGGCGCGCGTGACCACGGGCTCGTCATTCCGGACCAGTACAGCGTCGCGGGCACCCATGAGCGATACGTCGAGCACCTGGTGGAGGCCACCGGGCAGGATCTGTCCGGGCTGACCGTGGTGCTCGACTGCGCGCACGGCGCGGCCGCCGAGGTCGGTCCCGCCGCTTTCCGCGAAGCGGGTGCCACGGTAATCGCCATCAATGCCGAGCCGGACGGCCTCAACATCAATGATGGTTGCGGCTCAACACATTTGGATCAGGTGCAGCTGGCGGTGCGGGAGCACGGCGCCGATCTCGGCCTCGCCCTCGACGGCGACGCCGACCGGTGTCTCGCGGTCGACGCCGACGGCAAGATCGTCGACGGTGACGTCATCCTGGCGATCCTCGCCCTCGATCTGCACGAGGCGGGCGAGCTGGCGAAGAACACCGTGGTCGGCACCGTGATGAGCAACCTCGGCCTGCACATCGCCATGCGCGAGGCCGGAATCGCGCTGCGCACCACCGCCGTCGGCGACCGCTACGTGCTGGAGGAAATTCGCCGCGGCGGCTTCACACTGGGTGGTGAACAGTCCGGTCACGTCATCTTCCCGAAGTTCGGCACCACCGGCGACGGCATCCTGACCGGCTTGAAACTGATGGCTCGGATGTCGAGGACTCGGCGTACGCTCGCCGATC from Nocardia iowensis includes these protein-coding regions:
- a CDS encoding site-specific integrase; protein product: MLIEETEKRVESGEIKEKTLGLYRQAIYQSDTEETWRTKPDAIRLETEMGNLSIAEAGDPGFLTDYLWDVFEDQPGVATLHYTVLSRLFKLLTRQKLFDVSPIKLIERPKKKPGQQRAVTTDERGCLYRMLVVHRRNPRAARWLMPFVLTLLGTGVRTSEGLALRWCDLDLTDECGIAYIGATIVKVAGKPPYRQPNRKRGKAYYIVLPNWLTAILREWKAVCQPPSTETLVFRARNGGRNSGIIAPTTADAALDRLRAGTALSWLQFGNLRDTVATEVMGRTGDSRRAGAQLGHAEGSSMVTRHYIDPNGYVHEAVDNAEVLEFLAPVELLSERVLLAA
- a CDS encoding FHA domain-containing protein, whose product is MSSPGAQTITVRHDGNERVFDSSQQVTMGRAPEVTLFVDSPLVSRVHATLAWQGSAWVLSDNGSTNGVFVDARRLAQPVSIDRPTQVRLGDAISGPLLHLLPANPQPPQRPSMRPPQQAMAGQPPIAGPRPGQQFQRPAYPPPQDAPPPININMTTRADTSSTPPVRARASTAPIARADRLPAGGLAIGRTTDNQIVVNDPLASRKHARLVAATEGLTIEDLGSANGTFVNGHRQQRAVLRERDIITIGNIDFVVQQGTLVLRQKPVAEQGLAVHGVGFTVEGNKQLLVDVNMQASRGTLTALIGPSGAGKSTLSRLIAGTTRPSGGVVTFEGRNLHAEYEALRSRIGMVPQDDVLHRQLTVRQALGYAAELRLPPDNSKADRQAVIDGVLKELSLTEHADTRVDRLSGGQRKRASVALELLTGPSLLILDEPTSGLDPALDRQVMVMLRELADAGRVVIVVTHSVAHLDMCDQVLLLAPGGKTAYCGNPAGVGAALGTSDWAEIFANVAANPDQAFAAYRSRQAFAPPPPPPPPQQYGPAGSPPQSSGGKQFSTLSRRQIRLILADRGYLSFLIVMPFILGALSLVVPGKDGFQRGALKALPDGTFVPTGGGETQQLLVVLILGACFMGSTLTVRDLVGERTIFQRERAVGLLPSAYLLAKVAVFSSTALLQSAVLVGIVLAGKKRPGEGAVLASGSAELYLDIALTAVCCVVVGLLLSSLAKSNEQVMPLLVVAIMCQLVMAGGLIPVTGRVVLEQVSWLFPARWGYAAGASTVNIREVFLNAQPDTLWQHTPGIWALDIGMLLLITLVLAIITWRRLRLKKSVA
- the rplM gene encoding 50S ribosomal protein L13 yields the protein MPTYSPKAGDVTRKWYVIDATDVVLGRLAVQAANLLRGKTKPTYAPNFDGGDFVIIINADKVAISGNKKADKLIHHHSGHPGGLKSRTVGQVLESRPDRLVEKAVKGMIPKNKLGNAIAGKLKVYAGPNHPHAAQQPIPFEIKQVAQ
- the rpsI gene encoding 30S ribosomal protein S9 → MTAPEEFNAEPVVEEFDVAEVVEDGEGYEEAEVAAETFAPVLIDRPVQTVGRRKEAVVRVRMVPGSGNFVLNGRTIEDYFPNKVHQQLVKSPLVTVERAESFDIVALLHGGGPSGQAGALRLAIARALIEVTPDDRPALKRAGFLTRDPRAVERKKYGLKKARKAPQYSKR
- the glmM gene encoding phosphoglucosamine mutase; amino-acid sequence: MGRLFGTDGIRGLANESLSPELALRVSGAAAQILSSGKERPLAVVGRDPRASGEMLEAAVTAGLTAAGVNVLQVGVLPTPAVAYLTGLYDACFGVMISASHNPMPDNGIKIFAAGGHKLDDAIEDRIEALLAEDVPLRPTGAGIGRVVNASGARDHGLVIPDQYSVAGTHERYVEHLVEATGQDLSGLTVVLDCAHGAAAEVGPAAFREAGATVIAINAEPDGLNINDGCGSTHLDQVQLAVREHGADLGLALDGDADRCLAVDADGKIVDGDVILAILALDLHEAGELAKNTVVGTVMSNLGLHIAMREAGIALRTTAVGDRYVLEEIRRGGFTLGGEQSGHVIFPKFGTTGDGILTGLKLMARMSRTRRTLADLGAVMRTVPQVLVNVPVSDKALVAAAPEVRDAVLEAERILGDSGRVLLRPSGTEQLVRVMVEATDPAQARQLADDLAKRVASV